A window of the Natronomonas salina genome harbors these coding sequences:
- a CDS encoding S1C family serine protease — MSDLTRRRLLSVGAAGVAGALAGCSAREGLEQVRTEVDRVRQQSGPDLVSEGEPEFDDATRERLRETAVEARESVLHLEYGRGSGTGWVLDADAGYVVTNAHVAELGDTFTVETFGGETGEAETVDYEADLDPDVGLLRTDISGLEALPTGSSDDLSSGDPLLTIGHPSRTGKWIISAGRYDQHLERIDWLLSTVPSSQGNSGGPLLTADGTVVGLVSGTTAPENSPHTRSDEVFTRLPQVGKTTAAPIETVLDRVDGWR; from the coding sequence ATGTCCGATCTCACGCGACGGAGACTCCTCTCGGTCGGCGCCGCGGGTGTCGCCGGCGCCCTCGCGGGCTGCTCGGCCCGGGAGGGGCTCGAACAGGTCCGGACGGAGGTCGACCGGGTCAGACAGCAGTCCGGACCGGACCTCGTCTCGGAGGGCGAACCGGAGTTCGACGACGCCACCCGCGAGCGCCTGCGCGAGACGGCCGTCGAGGCGCGCGAGTCGGTCCTCCACCTCGAGTACGGCCGAGGGAGCGGGACGGGCTGGGTGCTCGACGCGGATGCCGGCTACGTCGTGACGAACGCCCACGTCGCCGAACTCGGCGACACGTTCACCGTCGAGACGTTCGGCGGCGAGACCGGCGAGGCCGAGACGGTCGACTACGAGGCCGACCTCGACCCGGACGTCGGCCTCCTCCGGACCGACATCTCCGGCCTCGAGGCGCTGCCGACCGGCAGCAGCGACGACCTCTCCAGCGGCGACCCGCTGCTGACCATCGGCCACCCCTCGCGGACGGGCAAGTGGATCATCTCGGCGGGGCGGTACGACCAGCACCTCGAGCGCATCGACTGGCTGCTCTCGACGGTCCCGAGTTCGCAGGGCAACAGCGGCGGTCCGCTGCTGACGGCCGACGGCACCGTCGTCGGCCTCGTCAGCGGAACGACCGCCCCCGAGAACTCGCCGCACACCCGCTCCGACGAGGTGTTCACCCGGCTGCCCCAGGTCGGGAAGACGACGGCGGCGCCAATCGAGACCGTCCTCGACCGGGTCGACGGCTGGCGCTGA
- a CDS encoding Rieske 2Fe-2S domain-containing protein — translation MAAENYVPVCDLGELEAEGRTVVSEDGQAIALFFHEGEVHAVDNRCPHMGFPLVRGTVEEGVLTCHWHHARFELEAGDTFDPWADDVQTFPVEVRDDRVYLDPDPEPTVPPATRWRNRLADGLQENISLVQAKAILGIDDAARSTMDEPDSDGSEPNDDRGDGFRTPLETAVDFGTKYRASGWGSGLTTLSYMAELYPQVGSRDRRRAMFAGVRAVADDVAGEAPRFQQYAFENRDLSKGRLKSWFRENCEVRDEDGAERTLLTAVETLPREDVVEILVAAATDHLYVNASHTLDFVNSALATLEHLDWDEHAAPVLASTVPLFTDATRSEELSSWRQPVDVAELCFDAHDRLEDLVAAGRGERWTEPEGFVETLLSDDPEAIVDALCGAIADGATQRELTDAVARAATRRVAHFATNNEFNDWDTVHHTLMYANAAHEMAGRTDAVEVYRACFDGAISVYLDRFLNSPRAPVPEAGGDRDPEAVRAELLEAFDEQGQVERAARLVVEHFECGGDPAALRRVLGRGLLREDAGFHTLQNVSAAFRRFDGLDDEAERRLALVAGARYLAAHTPTRREHEQTFSIATRLHRGERLHESE, via the coding sequence ATGGCCGCCGAGAACTACGTTCCAGTCTGCGACCTGGGGGAACTGGAGGCCGAGGGCCGCACCGTCGTCTCGGAGGACGGACAGGCCATCGCGCTGTTCTTCCACGAGGGCGAGGTCCACGCCGTCGACAACCGCTGTCCGCACATGGGGTTCCCGCTGGTCCGGGGCACCGTCGAGGAGGGCGTCCTGACCTGCCACTGGCACCACGCCAGGTTCGAACTCGAGGCGGGCGACACCTTCGACCCCTGGGCCGACGACGTCCAGACGTTCCCGGTCGAGGTCCGCGACGACCGGGTGTACCTCGACCCGGACCCGGAGCCGACCGTCCCGCCGGCGACCCGCTGGCGCAACCGGCTGGCCGACGGCCTCCAGGAGAACATCTCGCTGGTGCAGGCGAAGGCCATCCTGGGGATCGACGACGCGGCGCGGAGCACAATGGACGAACCAGACAGCGATGGGAGCGAGCCGAATGACGACCGCGGCGACGGCTTCCGGACGCCGCTGGAGACGGCCGTGGACTTCGGGACGAAGTACCGCGCTTCCGGCTGGGGCAGCGGGTTGACGACCCTCTCATACATGGCCGAACTCTACCCACAGGTCGGCAGCCGGGACCGACGCCGGGCGATGTTCGCCGGGGTCCGCGCCGTCGCCGACGACGTGGCGGGGGAGGCGCCGCGGTTTCAGCAGTACGCCTTCGAGAACCGCGACCTCTCGAAGGGGCGCCTGAAGTCCTGGTTCCGCGAGAACTGCGAGGTCCGCGACGAGGACGGCGCCGAGCGGACGCTCCTCACCGCCGTCGAGACGCTGCCGCGAGAAGACGTCGTCGAGATCCTCGTCGCCGCCGCGACCGACCACCTCTACGTGAACGCCAGCCACACGCTGGACTTCGTCAACAGCGCGCTCGCGACCCTCGAGCACCTGGACTGGGACGAGCACGCCGCGCCGGTGCTCGCCTCGACCGTGCCGCTGTTCACCGACGCGACCCGCTCCGAGGAGCTCTCGTCGTGGCGCCAGCCCGTCGACGTGGCCGAACTCTGCTTCGACGCCCACGACCGCCTCGAGGACCTCGTCGCCGCCGGTCGCGGCGAGCGCTGGACGGAACCTGAGGGGTTCGTCGAGACCCTCCTGTCGGACGACCCCGAGGCGATCGTCGACGCGCTCTGCGGCGCCATCGCCGACGGCGCCACCCAGCGGGAACTCACCGACGCCGTCGCCCGCGCGGCCACCCGTCGCGTCGCCCACTTCGCGACCAACAACGAGTTCAACGACTGGGACACCGTCCACCACACGCTGATGTACGCCAACGCCGCCCACGAAATGGCCGGCCGAACCGACGCCGTCGAGGTCTACCGCGCCTGCTTCGACGGCGCGATCAGCGTCTACCTCGACCGGTTCCTCAACAGCCCCCGCGCGCCGGTTCCCGAGGCCGGCGGCGACCGCGACCCGGAGGCCGTCCGCGCCGAGTTGCTCGAGGCCTTCGACGAGCAGGGCCAGGTCGAGCGCGCCGCCCGCCTGGTCGTCGAGCACTTCGAGTGCGGCGGCGACCCGGCGGCCCTCCGGCGCGTCCTGGGGCGCGGGCTGCTGCGGGAGGACGCCGGGTTCCACACCCTCCAGAACGTCTCGGCTGCGTTCCGGCGCTTCGACGGCCTCGACGACGAGGCCGAACGACGGCTCGCGCTCGTCGCCGGCGCCCGCTACCTCGCGGCCCACACCCCCACGCGCCGGGAGCACGAGCAGACCTTCTCCATCGCGACCCGGCTCCACCGCGGCGAGCGCCTCCACGAGTCCGAGTGA
- a CDS encoding nucleotide exchange factor GrpE codes for MSDTEREESADAEREGDEEPVDESVEGEGSDAADESGETSADPASEIDEDAIAERVADKEPEEVAGEIADLRARNDELELEVEDLESRLKRKQAEFQNYKKRQKKRQQQERERATEDLVERLLEVRDNLKRALEQDDDADIREGVEATFRLLDDVLTDENVDPIEPEPGTEVDPQRHEVLLRVESDQPGGTVAEVHRPGYEMAGKVLRAAQVTVAEDGE; via the coding sequence ATGAGCGACACGGAGCGCGAGGAGTCGGCGGACGCCGAGCGCGAGGGCGACGAGGAACCCGTCGACGAGTCGGTCGAGGGTGAGGGGTCCGACGCGGCGGACGAGTCGGGCGAGACGTCGGCGGACCCGGCCTCCGAGATCGACGAGGACGCGATTGCCGAGCGGGTGGCTGACAAGGAGCCGGAGGAGGTCGCCGGCGAGATCGCCGACCTCCGGGCGCGAAACGACGAGCTCGAACTGGAGGTCGAGGACCTCGAGTCGCGCCTGAAGCGCAAGCAGGCCGAGTTCCAGAACTACAAGAAGCGACAGAAGAAGCGCCAGCAGCAGGAGCGCGAGCGCGCGACCGAGGACCTCGTCGAGCGGCTGCTTGAGGTCCGGGACAACCTCAAGCGCGCCCTCGAGCAGGACGACGACGCCGACATCCGCGAGGGCGTCGAAGCGACGTTCCGGCTGCTCGACGACGTCCTGACCGACGAGAACGTCGACCCGATCGAGCCCGAGCCGGGCACCGAGGTCGACCCGCAGCGCCACGAGGTGCTCCTGCGCGTCGAGAGCGACCAGCCCGGGGGGACGGTCGCCGAGGTCCACCGCCCCGGCTACGAGATGGCCGGAAAGGTGCTGCGGGCGGCGCAGGTGACCGTCGCGGAAGACGGCGAATAG
- a CDS encoding DUF7557 family protein — protein sequence MPEVHLDQETVDRLDTLRVEDESYDEIVTELINIYEAEEMTLFHGGDQVGPD from the coding sequence ATGCCAGAGGTGCACCTCGACCAGGAGACCGTCGACCGGCTGGACACGCTCCGGGTGGAAGACGAGTCCTACGACGAGATCGTGACGGAACTCATCAACATCTACGAAGCGGAGGAGATGACCCTCTTCCACGGCGGCGACCAGGTCGGTCCGGACTGA
- a CDS encoding DEAD/DEAH box helicase family protein has product MVTLRFDEGTVRIDGDGASALDGLSFVEVDARSESRRAPAYRYPFLVSTCHNRSLPVEDAVLDLPEVGDLTTDYELRGYQEDALEAWHGANDRGVVELPTGSGKTVLAIGAMTDLDTPTLVVVPTIDLLEQWRRELEAEFGDSVAVGQLGGGEQRVEPITVATYDSAYLRADELGDRFGLLVFDEVHHLGGEGYRDIARLMAAPARMGLTATFERPDGAHEAVEELVGSVVYRRSADDLAGEHLADYDIKRIEVDLTPEERERYEAHQGTFTDYLASSNIDMRSGSDYQELVKRSGSDPRAREALLAKQRAREVMMNADRKVEALAEILERHSDDRIIVFTAFTDLVYDLAERFLLPPITSETGADERREILERFRRGDYSRVVAANVLDEGVDVPDANVAVVLSGSGSEREFTQRLGRVLRPKDDEGTGSGGAESRSSEPRGSEPAESPARPGPGRALLYEVVTSETAEERVARRRR; this is encoded by the coding sequence GTGGTCACGCTCCGGTTCGACGAGGGCACGGTCCGCATCGACGGCGACGGGGCGTCGGCCCTCGACGGCCTGTCGTTCGTCGAGGTCGACGCCCGCTCGGAGAGCCGCCGCGCCCCCGCCTACCGCTACCCGTTCCTGGTGTCGACCTGCCACAACCGGAGCCTCCCAGTCGAGGACGCCGTCCTGGACCTCCCCGAGGTCGGCGACCTGACGACCGACTACGAGCTCCGCGGCTACCAGGAGGACGCCCTCGAGGCCTGGCACGGCGCGAACGACCGCGGCGTCGTCGAACTCCCGACCGGCAGCGGCAAGACCGTCCTGGCCATCGGGGCGATGACCGACCTCGACACCCCGACGCTGGTCGTCGTCCCCACCATCGACCTCCTGGAGCAGTGGCGCCGCGAACTCGAGGCCGAATTCGGGGACAGCGTCGCCGTCGGACAGCTCGGCGGCGGCGAGCAGCGCGTCGAGCCGATTACCGTCGCCACCTACGACTCCGCGTACCTCCGCGCCGACGAACTCGGCGACCGCTTCGGCCTGCTCGTCTTCGACGAGGTCCACCACCTCGGCGGCGAGGGCTACCGGGATATCGCCCGCCTGATGGCCGCACCCGCCCGGATGGGCCTCACCGCCACGTTCGAGCGCCCCGACGGCGCCCACGAGGCGGTCGAGGAGCTCGTCGGCAGCGTCGTCTACCGCCGCTCGGCCGACGACCTCGCGGGCGAGCACCTCGCCGACTACGACATCAAGCGAATCGAGGTCGACCTCACCCCCGAGGAGCGCGAGCGCTACGAGGCCCACCAGGGCACCTTCACCGACTACCTCGCGTCCTCGAACATCGACATGCGGAGCGGCAGCGACTACCAGGAACTCGTCAAGCGCTCCGGCTCCGACCCCCGGGCCCGGGAGGCGCTCCTCGCGAAGCAGCGCGCCCGCGAGGTGATGATGAACGCCGACCGGAAAGTCGAGGCCCTCGCGGAGATCCTCGAGCGCCACAGCGACGACCGCATCATCGTCTTCACCGCGTTCACCGACCTCGTCTACGACCTCGCCGAGCGGTTCCTCCTCCCGCCGATCACCAGCGAGACCGGCGCCGACGAACGTCGCGAGATCCTCGAGCGGTTCCGCCGCGGCGACTACTCCCGCGTCGTCGCCGCCAACGTCCTCGACGAGGGCGTCGACGTCCCCGACGCCAACGTCGCCGTCGTCCTCTCGGGTTCGGGCAGCGAGCGAGAGTTCACCCAGCGCCTCGGGCGCGTCCTCCGCCCGAAGGACGACGAGGGCACCGGATCAGGGGGCGCCGAATCCCGGAGTTCCGAACCCCGAGGGTCGGAGCCAGCCGAGTCCCCAGCGCGGCCCGGCCCCGGGCGCGCGCTGCTCTACGAGGTCGTCACCAGCGAGACCGCCGAGGAGCGCGTCGCGCGGCGGCGGCGGTAG
- a CDS encoding coiled-coil protein, whose amino-acid sequence MAESIDESKNVELTDDDLENKSKGQLIKLAGQLRDRRNELNQMASERASKRDELNAKTREKVDEAQEHREKRDELNEQVQEHKEKRNELNAEANELFDKVDDLKDDLELNEGKSVDKLKEEIEELEFKQQTEVLSTEDERELIEKIEDKREKLSDRKEKLDQGGDLEEIKEEAQEVRAEASKHHQKVTELADKAQEHHNQMIEAYREADDIRDEADEWHEKFVDAQEAADRHHEDFVRVQKRLRELDKEEEEERKGDRAEEREAAKEEAEEIYQKFKEGETLDTEDLMKLQKAGKL is encoded by the coding sequence ATGGCTGAGTCAATAGACGAATCCAAGAACGTAGAACTGACAGACGACGACCTCGAGAACAAGTCCAAGGGGCAGCTCATCAAGCTCGCCGGGCAACTCCGCGACCGGCGGAACGAGCTGAACCAGATGGCCTCCGAGCGGGCCTCGAAGCGCGACGAGCTCAACGCCAAGACCCGCGAGAAGGTCGACGAGGCCCAGGAGCACCGCGAGAAGCGCGACGAGCTCAACGAGCAGGTCCAGGAGCACAAAGAGAAGCGCAACGAGCTCAACGCCGAGGCCAACGAGCTGTTCGACAAGGTCGACGACCTCAAGGACGACCTCGAGCTCAACGAGGGCAAGAGCGTCGACAAGCTCAAAGAGGAGATCGAGGAACTCGAGTTCAAGCAGCAGACCGAGGTCCTCTCGACCGAGGACGAGCGCGAACTCATCGAGAAGATCGAGGACAAGCGCGAGAAGCTCTCCGACCGGAAAGAGAAGCTCGACCAGGGCGGCGACCTCGAGGAGATCAAGGAGGAGGCCCAGGAGGTCCGTGCGGAAGCCTCCAAGCACCACCAGAAGGTCACCGAACTCGCCGACAAGGCCCAGGAGCACCACAACCAGATGATCGAGGCCTACCGCGAGGCCGACGACATCCGCGACGAGGCCGACGAGTGGCACGAGAAGTTCGTCGACGCCCAGGAGGCGGCCGACCGCCACCACGAGGACTTCGTCCGCGTCCAGAAGCGCCTGCGCGAACTGGACAAGGAGGAGGAGGAAGAGCGCAAGGGCGACCGCGCAGAGGAGCGCGAGGCCGCCAAGGAAGAGGCCGAGGAGATCTACCAGAAGTTCAAGGAAGGCGAGACCCTCGACACCGAGGACCTGATGAAGCTGCAGAAGGCCGGCAAGCTGTAA
- a CDS encoding DUF790 family protein: MLTKDLLRVSRAGGGYQPRFSDPGDEALAGTVLDVYREHVGERRETLQAALTDLEREADDFKLVRGFAKLLEREATFETRAAVDPRRARTAAFEAAEDVGVVTESEREQALAAAADRLDADPGAVEASLFADREVEQVLVDVDASYDPESLRRQYDLSLAQTALFDAVEVRVRSSDPKALVSAVKRLRLMYEIRRTDEGREVVVTGPDALFRRSRRYGTRFARLLRTVAKAHEWHLEADIDDRGTERLLTLDDGDVSVPGTEPVAEPTFDSGVESDFYARFDSLDLDWAIVREPEPLAAGEHVVIPDFAFDWKHGDYRVFFEVMGFWTPEYVEKKLSRFADLEDVAFVVAYDESLGVGEAIEAEGHRAIPYSGTVRLKDVRDALRPYETELRAESAASLPAELAPEADVTTIEALADEYGVPESAVEDVAFPEHERIGRTLVRPSVLDAVAEEIEAGVDLAAAEAVLDERGIDDASAALSRLGYRVEWEGLSGGTVREKE; this comes from the coding sequence GTGCTGACGAAGGACCTCCTGCGCGTCTCGCGGGCCGGCGGCGGCTACCAGCCTCGCTTCTCCGACCCCGGAGACGAGGCGCTCGCCGGTACGGTCCTCGACGTCTACCGGGAGCACGTCGGCGAGCGCCGCGAGACCCTCCAGGCGGCATTGACGGACCTGGAGCGGGAGGCCGACGACTTCAAACTCGTCCGGGGGTTCGCCAAGCTCCTGGAGCGGGAGGCGACCTTCGAGACGCGGGCCGCGGTCGACCCGCGTCGCGCCCGGACGGCCGCGTTCGAGGCGGCCGAGGACGTCGGCGTGGTGACGGAGTCCGAGCGAGAGCAGGCCCTCGCCGCGGCCGCCGACCGGCTGGACGCCGACCCGGGAGCCGTCGAGGCGTCGCTGTTCGCCGACCGCGAGGTCGAGCAGGTGCTGGTCGACGTGGACGCGAGCTACGACCCGGAATCGCTGCGACGCCAGTACGACCTCTCGCTGGCTCAAACCGCCCTCTTCGACGCCGTCGAGGTCCGCGTCCGCTCCTCGGACCCGAAGGCGCTCGTCTCGGCGGTCAAGCGCCTGCGGCTGATGTACGAGATCCGCCGGACCGACGAGGGACGGGAGGTGGTCGTCACCGGCCCCGACGCGCTGTTCCGGCGCTCGCGTCGCTACGGGACGCGGTTCGCGCGGCTGTTGCGGACGGTCGCGAAGGCCCACGAGTGGCACCTCGAAGCCGACATCGACGACCGGGGGACCGAGCGGCTGCTGACCCTCGACGACGGCGACGTCTCGGTGCCGGGGACCGAGCCGGTCGCGGAGCCGACCTTCGACAGCGGCGTCGAGTCGGACTTCTACGCGCGCTTCGACTCGCTTGACCTCGACTGGGCGATCGTCCGCGAGCCGGAGCCGCTGGCGGCCGGCGAGCACGTCGTCATCCCCGACTTCGCCTTCGACTGGAAGCACGGCGACTACAGGGTGTTCTTCGAGGTGATGGGGTTCTGGACGCCCGAGTACGTCGAGAAGAAGCTCTCGCGGTTCGCGGACCTCGAGGACGTGGCGTTCGTCGTCGCCTACGACGAGTCGCTGGGCGTCGGCGAGGCCATCGAGGCCGAGGGACACCGCGCCATCCCCTACTCGGGGACGGTCCGGCTGAAGGACGTCCGCGACGCGCTCCGGCCGTACGAGACGGAGCTACGAGCCGAGAGCGCGGCGTCGCTGCCGGCGGAACTCGCGCCGGAGGCCGACGTCACGACCATCGAGGCGCTCGCAGACGAGTACGGCGTCCCGGAGTCGGCCGTCGAGGACGTCGCGTTCCCCGAGCACGAGCGGATCGGCCGGACGCTGGTCCGCCCGTCGGTCCTCGACGCCGTCGCGGAGGAGATCGAAGCCGGGGTGGACCTCGCGGCGGCCGAAGCGGTGCTCGACGAGCGGGGCATCGAC
- the dnaK gene encoding molecular chaperone DnaK encodes MASNKILGIDLGTTNSAFAVMEGGDPEIIVNGEGERTTPSVVAFTDDGERLVGKPAKNQAVQNPEDTIQSIKRHMGEDDYTVEVEDEEYTPEQISAMILQKIKRDAEEYLGDDVEKAVITVPAYFNDKQRQATKDAGEIAGFEVERIVNEPTAAAMAYGLDDESDQTVLVYDLGGGTFDVSILDLGGGVYEVVATNGDNDLGGDDWDEAIIEYLADSFEDEHGIDLRDDRQALQRLKDAAEEAKIELSSRKETTINLPFIAATDEGPLNLEEKLTRAKFESLTEDLVDRTVEPTEQALQDAGYDKSDIDEVILVGGSTRMPQVQAKVADMTGQQPKKNVNPDEAVGLGAAIQGGVLSGDVDDIVLLDVTPLSLGIEVKGGLFERLIDKNTTIPTEESKVFTTAADNQTSVNVRVFQGEREIAEENELLGAFQLTGIPPAPAGTPQIEVSFNIDENGIVNVTAEDQGSGNKEDITIEGGVGLSDEEIEQMQEEAEQHAEEDEKRREFVEARNEAESSVQRAEKLLDENEAEVDDDLQADIEAEIDRVQEALEEYADASGDELDEATEALESATESLSEELQEIGKQMYQQQAAGAGGAGGAAGAGPGGAGPGGAGPGGAAGAGNMGGPGPGPRGGGAEGGEDEEYVDADFEDVEDEDEDGDE; translated from the coding sequence ATGGCGAGCAACAAGATTCTCGGTATCGACCTCGGTACCACCAACTCCGCCTTCGCGGTGATGGAGGGTGGCGACCCCGAGATCATCGTGAACGGCGAGGGCGAGCGGACGACCCCGTCCGTCGTCGCGTTCACCGACGACGGCGAGCGCCTGGTCGGCAAGCCCGCGAAGAACCAGGCCGTCCAGAACCCGGAGGACACGATCCAGTCCATCAAGCGCCACATGGGCGAGGACGACTACACCGTCGAGGTGGAGGACGAGGAGTACACGCCCGAGCAGATCTCGGCGATGATCCTCCAGAAGATCAAGCGCGACGCCGAGGAGTACCTGGGCGACGACGTCGAGAAGGCCGTCATCACGGTCCCGGCGTACTTCAACGACAAGCAGCGGCAGGCCACGAAGGACGCCGGCGAGATCGCCGGCTTCGAGGTCGAGCGCATCGTCAACGAGCCGACGGCGGCCGCGATGGCCTACGGGCTGGACGACGAGTCCGACCAGACCGTCCTCGTCTACGACCTCGGGGGCGGCACCTTCGACGTCTCCATCCTCGACCTCGGCGGCGGCGTCTACGAGGTCGTCGCGACCAACGGGGACAACGACCTCGGGGGCGACGACTGGGACGAGGCGATCATCGAGTACCTCGCCGACAGCTTCGAGGACGAACACGGCATCGACCTCCGCGACGACCGGCAGGCCCTCCAGCGGCTGAAGGACGCCGCCGAGGAGGCGAAGATCGAGCTCTCCTCGCGGAAGGAGACCACCATCAACCTCCCGTTCATCGCGGCGACCGACGAGGGGCCGCTCAACCTCGAGGAGAAACTGACGCGCGCGAAGTTCGAGTCCCTCACCGAGGACCTCGTCGACCGGACCGTCGAGCCGACCGAGCAGGCCCTCCAGGACGCCGGCTACGACAAGTCCGACATCGACGAGGTCATCCTCGTCGGCGGCTCCACCCGGATGCCGCAGGTCCAGGCGAAGGTCGCCGACATGACCGGCCAGCAGCCGAAGAAGAACGTCAACCCCGACGAGGCGGTCGGCCTCGGCGCGGCCATCCAGGGCGGCGTCCTCTCCGGGGACGTCGACGACATCGTCCTGCTGGACGTCACGCCGCTCTCGCTCGGCATCGAGGTGAAGGGCGGTCTCTTCGAGCGGCTCATCGACAAGAACACGACCATCCCGACCGAGGAGTCGAAGGTCTTCACGACCGCCGCCGACAACCAGACGTCGGTGAACGTCCGCGTCTTCCAGGGCGAACGCGAGATCGCCGAGGAGAACGAACTGCTCGGCGCCTTCCAGCTGACCGGCATCCCGCCGGCGCCCGCGGGCACCCCCCAGATCGAGGTGTCGTTCAACATCGACGAGAACGGCATCGTCAACGTCACCGCCGAGGACCAGGGCTCAGGCAACAAGGAGGACATCACCATCGAGGGCGGCGTCGGCCTCTCCGACGAGGAGATCGAGCAGATGCAGGAGGAGGCCGAACAGCACGCCGAGGAGGACGAGAAGCGCCGCGAGTTCGTCGAGGCGCGCAACGAGGCCGAGTCCTCGGTCCAGCGGGCCGAGAAGCTCCTCGACGAGAACGAGGCGGAGGTCGACGACGACCTCCAGGCGGACATCGAGGCCGAGATCGACCGCGTCCAGGAGGCCCTCGAGGAGTACGCCGACGCGAGCGGCGACGAGCTCGACGAGGCCACCGAGGCCCTCGAGTCGGCCACCGAGAGCCTCTCCGAGGAGCTCCAGGAGATCGGCAAGCAGATGTACCAGCAGCAGGCCGCCGGCGCCGGCGGCGCGGGCGGTGCCGCAGGCGCAGGGCCGGGCGGTGCCGGTCCGGGCGGCGCCGGTCCGGGCGGCGCGGCCGGCGCGGGTAACATGGGCGGTCCCGGCCCGGGCCCCCGCGGTGGCGGCGCCGAGGGCGGCGAGGACGAGGAGTACGTCGACGCCGACTTCGAGGACGTCGAGGACGAGGACGAAGACGGGGACGAGTAA
- a CDS encoding DUF7538 family protein has product MGELVTALGSLEGWRSEGYAARVHYEGAADRYSVEFYEPTERVIYWAVRDDDEAVPVGRDDVPGPLRQRVREDLTEAGVDPDVESRTL; this is encoded by the coding sequence ATGGGCGAACTGGTCACCGCGCTCGGCAGCCTCGAGGGCTGGCGGAGCGAGGGGTACGCCGCACGGGTCCACTACGAGGGCGCCGCCGACCGCTACAGCGTCGAGTTCTACGAGCCGACCGAACGGGTGATCTACTGGGCGGTGCGCGACGACGACGAGGCGGTGCCGGTGGGCCGCGACGACGTCCCCGGACCGCTCCGGCAGCGCGTCCGCGAGGACCTCACCGAGGCCGGGGTCGACCCGGACGTCGAGAGCCGGACGCTGTAA
- a CDS encoding endonuclease III domain-containing protein yields the protein MNDEPAENISGGTAGGGAFDEFDPNDAGSRAERVVDRLGELYWQKTYGGRDAFECLVRTILSQNTSDKASQPAHDALMERYGGSEAPRASERSSGERSEPRDDVDLAAALADASQDDLAETISSAGLYNQKSKTLIRLAERIVDEYGGEDGFDEFVTVAEPAAVRETLLDMKGVGPKTADCVLLFAGGRGGVFPVDTHVHRIARRLGVAPADADHEAVREHLERDVPAEKCGFGHTAMIQFGREYCTARKPACLEDPEACPMADLCDQVGVYPETGEVVDPAEAPEAAESTGD from the coding sequence ATGAACGACGAACCCGCCGAGAACATCTCCGGGGGGACCGCCGGCGGCGGCGCGTTCGACGAGTTCGACCCGAACGACGCGGGATCGCGCGCCGAGCGCGTCGTCGACCGCTTGGGGGAGCTGTACTGGCAGAAGACCTACGGCGGCCGCGACGCCTTCGAGTGTCTCGTCCGGACGATACTGAGCCAGAACACCTCCGACAAGGCGAGCCAGCCGGCCCACGACGCGCTGATGGAGCGATACGGGGGGAGCGAGGCGCCACGCGCCTCGGAACGGTCGAGCGGTGAACGGAGCGAGCCGCGAGACGACGTGGACCTCGCGGCGGCGCTGGCCGACGCCTCCCAGGACGACCTCGCCGAGACCATCTCCTCGGCGGGCCTCTACAACCAGAAGTCGAAGACCCTGATCCGCCTCGCCGAGCGGATCGTCGACGAGTACGGCGGCGAGGACGGCTTCGACGAGTTCGTCACCGTCGCCGAACCCGCGGCCGTCCGCGAGACGCTGCTCGACATGAAGGGCGTCGGGCCGAAGACGGCCGACTGCGTCCTGCTGTTCGCGGGCGGTCGCGGCGGCGTCTTCCCCGTGGACACCCACGTCCACCGCATCGCGCGCCGGCTGGGCGTCGCGCCCGCCGACGCCGACCACGAGGCCGTCCGCGAACACCTCGAGCGCGACGTCCCCGCCGAGAAGTGCGGCTTCGGTCACACCGCCATGATCCAGTTCGGCCGCGAGTACTGCACCGCGCGCAAGCCGGCCTGCCTCGAGGACCCCGAGGCCTGTCCGATGGCCGACCTCTGCGACCAGGTCGGGGTCTACCCGGAGACCGGCGAGGTCGTCGACCCGGCGGAGGCGCCGGAGGCCGCCGAATCGACCGGCGACTAG
- a CDS encoding DUF371 domain-containing protein, translated as MEELVRATGHENVGAEHASTFELTSDDWLTPAGDCILAVEADAVPADFDEAFVEACRSSEATITATLRADGHEQVIRGRGHPELTFESDRSLVGRTSDYVDDRTVMVAADAAAADVDRALVDALAGGADLECVLRVE; from the coding sequence ATGGAAGAACTCGTCCGGGCCACGGGCCACGAGAACGTCGGCGCCGAGCACGCGAGCACCTTCGAGCTGACGAGCGACGACTGGCTCACGCCCGCGGGCGACTGCATCCTCGCCGTCGAGGCCGACGCGGTCCCGGCCGACTTCGACGAGGCGTTCGTCGAGGCGTGCCGGTCCAGCGAGGCGACCATCACCGCGACGCTCCGCGCGGACGGCCACGAGCAGGTGATCCGGGGCCGCGGCCACCCCGAACTGACCTTCGAGAGCGACCGGAGCCTGGTCGGCCGGACCAGCGACTACGTCGACGACCGGACCGTGATGGTGGCGGCCGACGCCGCCGCGGCCGACGTCGACCGGGCGCTCGTCGACGCCCTCGCCGGCGGCGCCGACCTGGAGTGCGTCCTCCGGGTGGAGTGA